In Halosimplex halophilum, the genomic stretch GCGACCTCCATGCCCCACTCGGAGAACTGCCCCTCGGTGAACTTCATGATGTTGCCCTTGTGGACCAGGGTGACCTTGTCGCGGTCGTGCTCGATGGCGTAGTCGATGGCCTTGCGGACGAGCCGCTTGCTGCCCTTCTCGGTGATCGGCTTGATGCCGATGCCGACCGGGCCGTCGTGGATGGTCGAGTCGAAGCCCATCTCCTCCTCGACGAACTCGCGGACCTGCTCGACCTCCTCGGTGCCCTCCTCCCACTCGATGCCGGCGTAGACGTCCTCGGTGTTCTCCCGGAAGGTGACCATGTCCATCTCCTCGGGCGACTTCATCGGGGAGGGGACGCCGTCGAGGTAGTAGGTCGGCCGGACGTTCGCGTAGAAGTCCAGCGTCTGGCGCAGGGCGACGTTCAGCGAACGGAAACCCGCGCCGACGGGCGTCGTCAGCGGGCCCTTGATCGCGACGCGGAACTCGTCGATGGCGTTGACGGTGTCGTCGGGCAGGTTCTCGTCGTACTTCTCGCGGCCGGACTCGCCGGCGAAGACGCGCATCCAGCTGATCTCCCGGCCCGTCGCCTCCGCGGCGGCCTGGAGCACCTTCTGGGCGGCCGGCCCGACGTCCTTCCCGATCCCGTCCCCGTGGATGATCGGGACGATCGGGTTCTCCGGAATGTCCAGCTCGTCGGCCTCCTCGTCGACGACTTCGATCGCCGTTCCGTCAGACGGAACCTCAACCCTGTCGTACTCGTATCCCATACGCCGCCATTCCACGTTCGGGCCTAAAGGACTGCCGTTTTCCCTGAGGGAGTTTCGCCGGAACGAACCCCGTCGAACGCCGAATCTGTTCGGGATCGTCGAACGTGATTTCGACGATGCCCGAGGGATGTGTCGACGATCCCCGCACGCCGGACGAAACGGGTCGAAGGGGCGCGGTACCGGAACCGGTCGGGGGACCGCGGCGAGCGGGCGCTCGCGGGAAACCGCGGGACACCGAACTTATGGCCACGGGGGCGACAGGACCAGGTATGCAGATCATCGCCCACGGCGGGGCGGGGTCGCCGCCCGAGGAGCCCGCCGACCGCCAGGCAGTGCTGGACGAGGCCGTCGCCCGCGGGGCCGAGGAGTCGGACCCGGTCGCGGCGGTCTGTGCGGCCGTCCGCGTCCTCGAAGTCGACCCGTCGTTCAACGCCGGCGTCGGCGGCGCCGTCCAGAGCGACGGGGCGATCCGCACGGACGCGGGCCTGATGACCGCCGACGGCGACGCGGGGGCGGCGGCCGCGATGCCGGGCGTCTGCCACGCCGTCGAGGTCGCCCGGGCGGTCGCGGCCGAGACGCCCCACGTCGTGCTCGCCGGCGAGCGGGCGGTCTCGTTCGCCGGCGCCGTCGGCGTCGAGACGGGGCTCGACCTGTGGACCGACCGCACCCGCGAGCGATGGGGCGAGGCCGAACCGCCCACCGACGACGCCGAGGCCCACCTCCGGTGGGTCCGCGAGCACTTCGCGAGCGACGAGCGCGAGGGCGACGGGAGTGGCGACGACGATCCCGAAACGG encodes the following:
- the icd gene encoding NADP-dependent isocitrate dehydrogenase, which gives rise to MGYEYDRVEVPSDGTAIEVVDEEADELDIPENPIVPIIHGDGIGKDVGPAAQKVLQAAAEATGREISWMRVFAGESGREKYDENLPDDTVNAIDEFRVAIKGPLTTPVGAGFRSLNVALRQTLDFYANVRPTYYLDGVPSPMKSPEEMDMVTFRENTEDVYAGIEWEEGTEEVEQVREFVEEEMGFDSTIHDGPVGIGIKPITEKGSKRLVRKAIDYAIEHDRDKVTLVHKGNIMKFTEGQFSEWGMEVAEEEYPDEEVFAAPDSLWETQEEIDIPEGAVMVEERLADAMLQWMQLRTDEFGVLAMPNLNGDYLSDAAGAQIGGLGIAPGANFGDARVLAEPVHGSAPKRAGQDQANPTAMILSGRLMFDYMGWKDAADLVRDAVEETISSGTVTYDLARNLDDAEKVSTTEYSDAVVDSIEDLA
- a CDS encoding isoaspartyl peptidase/L-asparaginase — encoded protein: MQIIAHGGAGSPPEEPADRQAVLDEAVARGAEESDPVAAVCAAVRVLEVDPSFNAGVGGAVQSDGAIRTDAGLMTADGDAGAAAAMPGVCHAVEVARAVAAETPHVVLAGERAVSFAGAVGVETGLDLWTDRTRERWGEAEPPTDDAEAHLRWVREHFASDEREGDGSGDDDPETGDRPARADPHDHDTVGAVARAGEEIAAATSTGGRWLALAGRVGDVPQVGAGFYASEAGGASATGAGEDIAKQGLARRAVGLLERGADAETAARLAIEEFDDAAEGDAGIIVLGADGSVGEAYNSPAMQTAREG